The following DNA comes from Oceanococcus atlanticus.
CCAGTGGACCACCGCTTCGTACTGCAGCATCTGCCACACCACGAACAGCGAACCGACAGCCCCGAGGTAGATCAGCCATTCGCGCGACAACGGCCCGAATACTTTCTCGGCCAGCATCTTCGGATCGTGCGGCTCGGCGTGCCCGTGCAGGTACTTCTGTCCGCCAAGGAAGGTGATCAACCCCAACACCATGCCCACGCCGGCGGCGCCGAAGCCCCATGACCAGCCGTAGGTCTCCCCTAGGTAGCCGCACAGCAAGGTCGCGGTGAAGGCGCCGATATTGATGCCCATGTAGAAAATCGTGAACCCGGCATCACGGCGTGGGTCGCCATCGGCATACAGACGCCCGACGATGGTCGAGATATTGGGCTTGAGAAAACACACGCCGACGGAAATCAAGGCCAGCGAAAAGTAGAACACCTGCAGGGCCGCGGTATCACGCACGATCTGGCCGTCGATGACCGACGCCTGGTGCCCTTCCACGGCCATCCCCAGATGGCCCAGACACAACAGTATGGCCCCGAAAGTAACGGCCTTGCGCATGCCCAGATAGCGGTCGGCCAGCATCCCGCCGATCACCGGCAGGGCGTAGGCCAGGGCCGCGTAGGAGGCGAGGACGCCAAGGCCCATCTCATCGGTGAACAAGTGGTATTTGGTCAGGTACAGCAGAAGCAGATACTTCATGCCGTAGAACGAGAAGCGCTCCCACAATTCGGTCGCGAAACAGATAAGCAGGCCCCGGGGATGCCCGAAGAAGGCGCGGTCTGGTGTCGTGGTGGACATGTTTTCCTCACGCCGGACGTCGCCCTCCCCCAATGCGATGGCCTGTACCGTCCGGGTTTGATCAGCGTCCGAGTATAGCCATCGCCCGCGCGCACGAACAAGGCATTAAACACAACTGCACGGAAGTTTTTGCGCAAACGTCGCGCAATAAAAAAGGCCACAAGTTGCGATCAGCACTTGTGGCCCCAACCGGGTACTCGTGGTCCCGGATCTCCCCCAAACACACCTCGGCGGGTGCTCGAAACCCGGATCGTGGCCGGGCTCCAGAATCGGTCAGAACTTCAGTGGAACGTGTGCGGCTGTGCGATCAGCCCCAGGCTCAATGCGCCTGGCCCCATATTGACGCCGGCGGTCACACTCATGACCGATGCCAGCAATTCCACCCCGGCCTCCTGACAGGCCGCCGATAGTTGATCATAACCGGGCAGCGCACGCAAGTCCTTCATTTCTCCGGCAAAACTGACCGAAAGGTAAGGAGCCATCAATCCCTGCTCGATTTTCCGCACGGCATACGCAAAAAGCTTGCGTGCAGCGGGCTCGAAGCCGCGCACCTTGTCGACCGGCTTGGTCTCGTCGCCGTAGCCGCACAGAATCGGTTTGATATCCAGCGCCGAGCCCAGCGCCGCGCTCAGCAAAGACACGCTGCGATCGCCCTTGAGTCGGGCTCGCGCACGCAGATAGTAAAGATCGGTGGGAATGGCATAGGCGCGGGTGCAGTTCACCAGCGTCTCGATGCGCTTGCGAATGTCGTTCGGGTCCATACCGTCGGCAATCATGCGCACGGTTTCGGCCGCCAGCACACCCTGCCCGGCAAACAGCGTCCCGGTGTTGATCACACGCAAGGCGAACGGCCCCTGCACACCGGCCGCTCGGCGCGGTTCGTGATATTGCGACAGAATGGAGAACGACGCTTTGGTGGCATTCTCGAAAATCGGACTGCGGGAGCGCATCACGGTCTGACAGAACACGAAATCAAACTCGCTGACCAGTCGCTCCAGAAACAGCGCATTGATCTGCTCAGTGGTGTACGGCACCGATTCGGCATCGTGGGCCTTGTCACCGATCTGGCTGCGGTAGAACGCCAGCGCGGCCTGCTCGCTGCGCTGATCGATCAGCTGATCATCACCCAGACGAATGCTGACCGGCAAAATCTCGATGCGGTGCTGGCGCACGAAGTCCTCGGGCAAATCACAGCTGGCATCGACCACCAGCCCCACGCGTGATGCCATCAATGCACCGCCGCATCGTCGGATGGCGGCGTGAACAACGCGTCGGCGCGGGCGGCATCAAAACGATATTCCTGACCGCAGAATCCGCATTCGACGCTGACGCTACCCTGCTCTTCGACGATGGAACGAACTTCATCCTGGCCCAGACCGACCAGCATGCGCGAAACACTGGATTCATTGCACGGGCAATGTATGCGCACCGTCTGCGGCTGCTCGCTGACACGCAAATCCATACCCAGCATGACCGACAGCCACTCACCGGGCTCGTCCGGCAGCATGTCCACGGCCATGGCATCCATGGCGGCCTGCCAGTCAACATCCTCGGCCTCTCCCTGGTCCGGAACGGCCTGCAGCATCAGGCCCTGCGCACCATGTTCATCAGCGCACAGAATCAAGCGGGTCTCAACCTGCTCCGACTGGTGGAAATAGCGTCGCAACCAGGCCGCCGGATCATCGCCGTCCAGGGCCACGATGCCCTGGTATTTTTCATTGCTGTTTTCCGGCTCCAGGGTCACCACCAGCTGCCCGCTGAGCGCGCCGAGGTCAAAACTGGGTGCATCGCTCTTGATCAGCCCACGCAAGGCGCCGTCGGTGCCCGCCTGGGCGGTCAGTAACTTGACCTCACCGGCCTGACTGATCTGCAGGCTCATGCGCGCCGGGTTTTTCAAATGGGTGGCCAGCAGCGGCATGGCCACCATGACCTGCCCCAGCAAGCCGGCCTGATCGGCACTGTAGGCACGGCTGGCGACCAGCTCGGCCCAGTCGTCACCCAGGCTGACAAACGCGCCACGCACCGGCTGATCCGGCAGGCTCAGCGACCACAGACGTCCCTTCACAGCTTGGACTTGAGCAGACGATTGACTTCACCGGGATTGGCCTTGCCCTTGGACAGCTTCATGACCTGCCCGACAAAGTAGCCAAAGACCTTGTCCTTGCCACTGCGATATTGCTCGACCTGCGCCGGGCTGTCGGCAATCACCTGATCAACCAACGTCTCGATCGCACCGCTGTCGGTGATCTGCTTGAGCCCGCGCGCTTCGATCACGCTGTCGGCATCACCTTCGCCAGCCCACATGGCGGCGAACACATCCTTGGCGATCTTGCCGGAGACGGTGTTGTCGAGCACCCGCTTGAGCAGTCCGGCCAGCGCATCCGGCGTCACCGCCGAGGCCGCGACATCCAGGTTGTGCTCATTCAGACTCGCGGTCAGTTCGCCCAGACACCAATTGGCCGCCAGTTTGGCGTTGTCTTCACCCAGTGCGGCAACCAACGCCTCGAAGTAGGCTGCCAGATCGCGCTCGGCGACCAGTGCATCGGCATCGTAGGCGGGCAGACCGAAGCTCGCCATGAAGCGCGTGCGGCGCGCCTCGGGCAGCTCCGGCAAGGCATCGCGAATGCTGCTGACAAACGCGCCATCGCACACCACCGGCAACAGATCAGGATCGGGGAAGTAGCGATAGTCCATCGCTTCTTCCTTGCTGCGCATGGTCCGGGTTTCGCCTTTGTCCGGATCGAACAGACGGGTTTCCTGATCCACGCTGCCACCGCTTTCGAGCACGTCGATCTGACGCTCTATCTCGAACTCGATGGCCTTCTCGACGAAACGGAAGGAGTTCAGGTTCTTAGTTTCGGTACGCGTGCCGAGCTCTTCCTGCCCCACCGGCCGCACCGAGACATTGGCATCGCAGCGGAAGGAGCCTTCCTGCATGTTGCCGTCACAAATCTCCAGGTAGCGCACCAGCGAATGCAACTTCTTGAGATAGGCCACCGCCTCGCCAGCGGAGCGCAGATCCGGCTCGCTGACCACCTCGATCAAGGGCGTGCCGGCGCGGTTCAGGTCAATGCCTGAGGCCGCTTCAAAACCTTCGTGCACCGACTTGCCCGCGTCCTCTTCGAGGTGGGCACGCAGAATACGGATACGCTTGCTGGTCTCGCCACCGTCCGTGCTGATGTCGAGATGGCCATGCGCCACGATCGGCAGCTCGTACTGCGAGATCTGGTAGCCCTTGGGCAGATCCGGGTAGAAATAATGCTTGCGCGCGAACACGCAGCGCTCGGCAATCTGGGCACCCACCGCCAGGCCGAACTTGACCGCCATCTCCACCGCTTGCTGATTGAGCACCGGCAGCACGCCCGGGAAGCCCAGGTCGATCGCACAGGCCTGGCGATTGGCTTCGGCCCCATAGGTGGTGGCCGCACCGGAAAAAATCTTGCTCTGGGTCTTGAGCTGAACATGCACTTCCAGCCCGATCACCACTTCCCAACCGGGATAACTCATTGGGCCACCTCCGCGCGCTGCAGATGCCAATCGGTGGCTTGCTGGTAGGCATGGGTGGCCGCCAGCAGGCGCCCCTCGGCGAACTGCGGGCCGATCAGCTGCATCCCGACCGGCAGCCCTTCGACCATACCGCACGGTGCTGACAAGGCGGGCAGACCAGCCAGATTGGCCGAGACGGTGTAAATGTCATCCAGATACATGGTCACCGGATCGTTGTTCTTCTCACCCAGCTTGTAAGCTGGCGTCGGGGTGGTCGGCCCGATGATCAGATCCACATTGGCAAAGGCGCGCTCGAAATCGGCGGCGATCAGCTGCCGCACCTTCTGCGCCTGAAGGTAGTAGGCGTCGTAATAGCCATGCGACAGCACATAAGCGCCGATCATGATGCGGCGCTGCACCTCACGCCCAAAGCCCTCGCCACGCGAACGGCTGTACAGGTCTTTCAGGTTGGCCGGGCTGTCCGCACGGTGGCCATAACGCACGCCGTCAAAGCGGGCCAGATTGGACGAGGCTTCGGCCGGCGCCACCACATAGTAGGTCGGCACCGACAGCCCCACATTGGGCAGGCTGATGTCGACGATCTCGGCCCCGAGCTGACGATACTGCTCAATCGCCGCGTCCACTGCAGCGCCGGTGGCCGCATCCAGCCCGGCCGCAAAAAATTCGCGCGGACGCCCGATCTTGATACCGGCCAGAGGCTGCGCCAGCTCGGCCAGATAATCCGGCACATCCTGCTGCGCAGAGGTTGAATCCTTGGGATCAAAGCCGGCCATGGCCCCCAGCATCAGGGCCAGGTCTTCGGCGCTGCGCGCAAAGCCACCCGCCTGATCCAGGCTCGAGGCGAAAGCCACGATGCCCCAGCGCGAGCAGCGTCCGTAGGTCGGCTTCAGCCCGGTCAGACCGGTCAGCGCTGCGGGCTGACGCACCGAGCCACCGGTGTCCGTGCCGGTCGCCAGCGGTGCGAATCCAGCCGCCACAGCCGCGGCAGAGCCGCCGGACGAGCCGCCGGCAATACGCTCGGCGTCCCACGGGTTGCGGCTGGCGCCGTAGTAACTGGTTTCGTTGGACGAGCCCATGGCGAATTCGTCCATATTGGCTTTGCCCAGGCTGACCACGCCGGCCTGCTTGAGCTTGGCCACCACCGTGGCATCGAACGGCGCCACGAAGTTGTCGAGCATGCGCGATGCGCACGTGGTGCGAACACCTTCGGTCAGAAAGATGTCCTTGTGCACCAGTGGAATACCGGTCAGCGCACCCGCGGTGCCGTCGGCCAGCGCCGCATCGGCCCGGCGCGCATCATCCAGCGCCTCGTTTTCGGTGCAGGTGATCAGAGCATTGATGTGCCCGTCATGCGCCTTGATGCGGGCCAGGAAATGCTCGGCCAGCTCAACTGCCGAATAGGATTTGTCGCGCAGCCCCTGAGCGAGCTCGCTGACACTTAATGTATGCAATGCGTTTGTCACGATGGCTTACTCAATCACCCGGGGCACCAGGTAATGCCCGCCCTCAGCTTGCGGCGCCAGGGCCTGAAACGCCTCCCGGTCCGGTTTTTCGGTCACCGCATCCGCACGCAGACGCTGCACCATATTGAGCGGGTGAGCCATCGGCTCGACGCCCTCGGTGTTGGCAGATTGCAGCTGGTCGACCATATTCAGAATGCTCGACAATTCTTGGGCGTAAACCGGCAGTTCAGCGTCATCGACAGCCAAACGGGCCAACTCGGCCACGCGGCGCACCTGGTCGGCGTCCAGACTCATGGATATCCTCGGGTAAAGCCAATCGCAACGGGGGCGCGGAAATTACCATAATACGTGTCCTTGCCCAAAACCCATGGCATTGCTACATTTCCTCGCTTACCAGCTCAGCCCCGATTCCCGCCCTCGCGGAAGATTTTCCTTATGATCAATCAGTTACGCGGTCTGTTTGTCAACGACCTGTCCATCGACTTGGGTACGGCAAACACACTGATCTACGTGCGCGGCGAAGGTATCGTCCTCAACGAGCCCTCGGTTGTCGCGATACGGACTGATTCGCGCGGCGGCAAACGTATCGAGGCGGTCGGCCTGGACGCCAAGCGCATGCTTGGCCGCACGCCCAACAACATCTCCACCATTCGCCCGATGAAAGACGGCGTGATCGCCGATTTCACGGTGACGGAGAAGATGCTGCAGCACTTCATTCGCAAAGTGCATTCGCAGCGGCTGTTCCGCCCGCTGACCCGCGTCATCATCTGCGTACCCTACGGCTCAACCCAGGTTGAACGCCGCGCCATTCGTGAATCCGCAGCCAATGCCGGTGCGCGCAAGGTTCAGCTGATAGATGAACCGGTTGCGGCGGCCATCGGCGCCGGCATTCCGGTTGGCGAAGCGCGCGGCTCCATGGTCCTGGACATCGGTGGCGGCACCTCGGAAGTTGCGGTGCTGTCGCTCAACGGCATCGTCTATGCCGAATCCGTACGCATCGGCGGCGACCGTTTCGACGAAGCCATCGTCAGCTACGTGCGCCGGCAGTACAACATGCTGATCGGCGAAACCACGGCCGAGCGCATCAAGCAGGAAATCGGCACCGCCTTCCCGGGCCACGAAGTGCAGGAAATCGACGTGGTGGGGCGCCATATGTCGGCCGGCGTGCCGCGCAGCTTCACCCTCAATTCCAACGAAATTCTCGACGCCCTGCAGGAACCGCTGGCGCAGATCGTCGCGGCCTGCAAGGTGGCCCTGGAGTCGACCCCGCCGGAACTGGGTTCGGATGTCGCCGACCGCGGCATCGTGCTGACGGGTGGTGGTGCCCTGCTGCGCGATCTGGACAAGCTGATTTCCGAAGAAACCGGCCTGCCAGTGATCATCGCCGACGATCCGCTGACCTGTGTGGCCCGCGGCGGTGGTGCTCTACTGGAAATGGAAAACGAGAAAGCGACCAGTTTCATTCTGGATTAGCGCGACCCTCTGTTTGTCCCTTGGCGTCAGTCGGCCTATCGAATGACGCACATCTTTAGAATGCAAACATCGGCCCACGGATTTTTTCCAAGAATTCAGGGGCTTGGATCTGTTCGCCCGGAGTAACGCGCGACCATTTTAAGAAGCTGCATTGCGTTTGCCGTATAAACCTTTGCTGCGCAAGCATTTTTGTCTATGCTTTGGTCATGTAGTTTGTGGGGCCGCAGACCCGTGGAGGAGAATCGGTGAGCGCTTACCAGTTTGACGACGATGCCCGGCCGATTTTTTCGCGCGGGCCGCTGCTCGTTCTCAAGCTGGCCGTGCTACTGGGCTGCTCGGCCGCATTGATGTACTACGATCGGGTCGCGCAGGATCAGGAACTTGCCCCGTTACGCGACACGATTGCCGTAGCCCTGACCCCGGTATTCTGGATCAGCGACATACCGCGCCAGGTCAGCAACATGCGCGAGCACCTGCACAGCCGCGAGCGCTTGATCTCCGACAACGACGATTTGCGCCACGAACACCTACGGCTGAACGCACGCCTGCAGAAACTGCTATCGCTCGAAGCCGAAAACCACCGCATCCGGGCCCTGCTCGACTCCTCCCGTCAGATCCACGAAGCCGTGATGATCGGCGAGATTCAGTCAACCAGCCTGGATCCCTACCAGCAGCGCCTGCGTATCAATCGCGGCAAACAGGATGGCGTCATTGAGGGGCAGGCCCTGATTGATGCGCATGGCATCCTCGGCCAGGTCATTGAAGTCACCCCCTACGCCTCCACAGCCGTGCTCATCACGGACCAGAGCCAGGGCGTACCCGTTCAGGTCAACCGTAACGGCCTGCGCACCGTTGCCCACGGCAATGGCAGCCCCAAGCTCAATCTACCGTTCCTGCCCGCCAACTCCGACATTCAGGTCGGCGATATGCTGGTCAGCTCCGGCCTCGGCGGCCGTTATCCGGTGGGTTACCCGGTTGCGATTGTGGAGAAGATCGAGCATCACCCGGGCGAACATTTCCTGGAGATCGTCGCGGTTCCGGCCGCGCGCATTCCGAACGGCCGCGAAGTGCTGCTGGTTCGTGATGATGTGCCGGCACCAAGCACGGCGCAGATGATCGACCCCGAGGCCAAGCCAGGCCGCGTAGCCACCGCGGACTAGGCGCCTTTGATGGTACGCGCCGGCTGGCTGGGCAGTCTTGTGGCACTGTCCTTGGCTTTGATTTTGACCGCACTGCCCTTGCCCGACGGACTGGCCATTGCACGCCCAGCCGCCGTGCCGCTGGTGCTGGTATGGCTGTGCATTCATATGCCGTCACGTTTCGGCATTGTGTGGGCGTGGTGTCTTGGCTTGATTCTCGATGTGGTCCATTCGACCAGCTTGGGTCAACATGCCGTTGCGTTGACCTTGCTCAGCTATATCGTGATCAAGTTGCGCGGCAGCCTGCACCTGTTGCCAGCGTGGCAGCAGGCCTTGGTGTTGATACCGGCCTGGGCCGGCTATCAGGGATTGCTGCTGTGGCTGGATGGCTTTGTGGGGCAGTCGATTGATCCGTTGTGGCGTTGGTTGCCGGTGATCAGCACCAGTTTGTGCTGGCTGCCGCTGAGCGCCATTTTTGCGCTGGCCGACCGGCCACAGCATCATGAGGCTTGAGCGCCGTTTGTCCTGACTCGCTCAACTCGAGTTTGTCTGCACGGGAACATTGCTAACCCACATGGCTGGCACCGCCTTTAAAAATACGTGGCAGGAAAAACGTGCGTTCAGCAACCGCGTGGCGGTGGCCAGTGCATTCGTCCTGCTGTTGCTCGGGGTTCTGGTTTATCGCCTGGTCCAGTTGCAGTCGGTGCAGCATGAGTACTTTGTAACCCGCTCGGACGAAAACCGTATGCGGGTGCATCCTGTGGTGGGTGTTCGCGGCCTGATTTTCGATCGCAATGGCGTGGTGCTGGCCGAAAATCTGCCCGCCTACCGCCTCGAAATCACCCCTGAGCAAAGCCCGGATCTGACCGACACCGTCGACCGGCTGGGGCAGCTCGTTTCCATCACCGAGCGCGAGCGCGAACGGTTTTTCGCCCGCGTGCAAGCATCTGCGTCATTCGATCAGATCCCCTTGAAACTGAATCTGGATGGCGACGACCTGGCCCGATTCGAGGTCAATCGGCGGCAATTTCCGGGCGTCAACGTACGCGCCGGGCTGACCCGTCACTATCCCTTGGGCGAGGTCACGGCGCACATCGTGGGTTACGTTGGTGGCATTACTGCCAGCGACTTGGAACGAGTCAATCCCGAGCGCTATCGCGGCGCGTCTTATATTGGAAAAACCGGTATCGAGCGTCAGTACGAACCACTGCTGCACGGTGACCCTGGCAGCCAGTTGATCGAGGCCGATGCGCTGGGGCGGCGCCTGCGTCAACTCGACTACACCCACCCCACGCCGGGCAAGACCCTGTACCTGACGCTGGATGCACGTCTGCAGCAGGCCGCCAAATCTGCGTTCGAAGGCCGCAACGGCGCCGCGGTGGCGCTGGATGTGAACACCGGCGAAATCCTCGCCATGGTCTCCGTGCCCAGCTATGAACCGGGCGATTTCATCGACGGCATCAGCCACAAGCGCTATGCCGAACTGACCCAGGACACGTCGCGCCCTCTGTTCCACCGCGCCATTCAAGGGCAGTACCCTCCCGGCTCGACCATCAAGCCGATCATGGCCCTGGCGGGTCTGGAAAGCGGCGTGTTCAACCGCCGTTCACGGGTGCATTGCCCAGGCTACTACCAGCTGCCCGACAGTACGCGACGCCACCGCGACTGGAAACGTCGCGGGCATGGCACTGTCGATACCCACGAGGCCATTGCCCAATCCTGCGATGTGTACTTCTACGATTTGGCCCATCGTCTGGAAATTGATCGCATTCATGACTTTCTCGAACAGTTCGGCCTGGGTTCGCGCACCGGGGTCGATATCCCCAATGAAACCACAGGCCTGCTGCCCTCACGCGAATGGAAACGGCGCGTGCGCGCGGAGAACTGGTACCCCGGTGAAACCCTCAACATTGGCATTGGGCAAGGCTTCATGCTGACCACTCCGCTGCAACTGGCTGAAGCCACCGCGCGCGTGGCCACGCGTGGCGCCGGCGCGCGCCCCCACCTGCTGCGCCAGATCAAGGACAACAGCAACGGCCAGCTTCAGGCCATGGCGATCGAACCACTGCCCCGGATCAAGCTGCAAGATGCTTCGCACTGGGACGAAATTCACGACGCCATGGTGGCGGTGGTGCACGGCCCGACCGGCACCGCGCGAAGGATTGGAGCCGACGCGGCTTACCGCATCGCCGGTAAAACCGGTACGGCACAGGTTGCCGGCCTGGCCCAGGAGGATGACGAAGCACCGCAGCTGACCGACGTGCCCTACCATCTGCGTGACCACGCCCTGTTCGTGGCCTACGCCCCCGCCGACAACCCTCAAGTTGCTGTGGCCGTAATCGCCGAACACAGCGGCAGCGGCGGCGCGATTGCCTCGCCCATTGCCCGGCGTATCCTCGACGTGGCGCTGGGCCATGACAACAGCCCTGACGTGTTGCCGGAACAGCCATGAATCTCGAAAGCAACAACGCGGCTTACAGCGGCTGGACAAGGCTGCACCTTGACGGTCCGCTGCTGGCCCTGCTGGCTTTGTTGACCGCCATTGGTCTGTTCACTGTGTACAGTGCAACTGGCCAGGACATCAACATGGTCATCGCTCAGGCCAAACGTATTGCACTGGGCCTGGTCGCGCTTATTGTGGTCGCCCAATGCCCTCCGGAATGGTTCCGCACACTCACGCCCTGGGCCTATCTGGCCGGCACCATCATGCTGATTGCCGTGCTGGTACTGGGCGACACCTCAAAAGGGGCACAGCGTTGGCTCGACCTTGGGTTTGTGCGTTTCCAACCGTCCGAACTGATGAAGTTCGCAGTTCCGCTGATGGTCGCCACATTTCTGCATGAGCGCCGCCTGCCGCCACGGCTGTTTGCGATAGCAACCAGCGCCGCCATCATCGCCGTGCCAACTGTGCTTATCGCCCAGCAGCCTGATTTGGGCACCGCGCTCTTGGTGGTTAGCGCCGGCGGCTTCGCACTGTATTTCGCCGCGCTGCGTTGGCGCCTGATTCTGGGTGCAATCGCCCTGGCTGGAGCCGCCGCACCTTTGCTTTGGCATAACATGCACGACTATCAACGTCGCCGTGTCATGACCTTGCTCGACCCCGCATCGGACCCAACCGGCGCCGGCTATCACATCATTCAGTCCAAAATCGCAATTGGTTCCGGTGGCTGGGATGGCAAAGGCTGGCTGATGGGCACCCAAGCCCGTCTGGACTTTCTGCCTGAAGCCAACACCGACTTCATCTTCGCGGTGTTTGCCGAAGAGTTCGGCCTGATCGGTGTGCTCGGTCTGCTCACCGTTTATCTTCTGATCATTGCGCGTGGCCTGTACATCGCAACGCGCGCCCAAGACACCTTTTCGCGGCTGGTTGTCGGCAGTCTCAGCCTGACCTTTTTCATCTATCTTTTCGTCAATATTGGTATGGTCATCGGCCTGCTCCCGGTTGTTGGTGTTCCGCTACCGCTGGTGAGTTACGGGGGCACGTCCATGGTCAGTTTGCTGGCCAGCTTCGGCCTGATCATGTCCATTCACACCCACCGGAAACTGCTCTCGTCATGATGCGCGTCACGTTTACTGTGCTTTCGCTTGTGCTCGCCCCGTGCGTGTTGGCGGATTACTCCAGCCACCCCAAAGCAGCCCAGCTGGCCGATGAACTTGCCGCCACCGGCGAGTACACCCGAGCCGAGGTGCTGGACGTTCTGCGCAAGGCCCAGCGCAACCCCAAACTGATCGAATCCGAGCGCAAAGCACCGGAACGCACACGCACTTGGCCGGAGTACCGCAGCATCTTCATGGATGGCTCACGCGTGGCCAATGGAGTGCGCTTTCTGCGCAAGCACTATCCGTCTCTAGCGCGCGCCAGCGCAGAGTACGGCGTACCCAAGCACGTGATTGCCGCGATCATCGGCGTGGAGACGCTGTATGGTGGTTACACAGGCCCTCATCCGGTCATCGACTCCCTGGCTACCCAGGGGTTTGACCACCCCACCCGAACGCCATTCTTCTTTAGCGAACTCAAAGAATATTTCTTGCTGTGCCGGGAAATGGGCTTCGACCCGCTGGCCCAAAAAGGCTCTTATGCCGGCGCCATGGGGCTGTCGCAGTTCATGCCCAGCAATTATCGCCGCCTCGGCCTGGACTATGACGGCGATGGCCGGGTCAACTTGTGGTCGCCTTCAGATGCGATTGGCAGCGTCGCCAACTACCTGAAGAACTTTCGCGGCACCAATACGGGCTGGCGTGCCGG
Coding sequences within:
- the mrdA gene encoding penicillin-binding protein 2; its protein translation is MAGTAFKNTWQEKRAFSNRVAVASAFVLLLLGVLVYRLVQLQSVQHEYFVTRSDENRMRVHPVVGVRGLIFDRNGVVLAENLPAYRLEITPEQSPDLTDTVDRLGQLVSITERERERFFARVQASASFDQIPLKLNLDGDDLARFEVNRRQFPGVNVRAGLTRHYPLGEVTAHIVGYVGGITASDLERVNPERYRGASYIGKTGIERQYEPLLHGDPGSQLIEADALGRRLRQLDYTHPTPGKTLYLTLDARLQQAAKSAFEGRNGAAVALDVNTGEILAMVSVPSYEPGDFIDGISHKRYAELTQDTSRPLFHRAIQGQYPPGSTIKPIMALAGLESGVFNRRSRVHCPGYYQLPDSTRRHRDWKRRGHGTVDTHEAIAQSCDVYFYDLAHRLEIDRIHDFLEQFGLGSRTGVDIPNETTGLLPSREWKRRVRAENWYPGETLNIGIGQGFMLTTPLQLAEATARVATRGAGARPHLLRQIKDNSNGQLQAMAIEPLPRIKLQDASHWDEIHDAMVAVVHGPTGTARRIGADAAYRIAGKTGTAQVAGLAQEDDEAPQLTDVPYHLRDHALFVAYAPADNPQVAVAVIAEHSGSGGAIASPIARRILDVALGHDNSPDVLPEQP
- the rodA gene encoding rod shape-determining protein RodA, which translates into the protein MNLESNNAAYSGWTRLHLDGPLLALLALLTAIGLFTVYSATGQDINMVIAQAKRIALGLVALIVVAQCPPEWFRTLTPWAYLAGTIMLIAVLVLGDTSKGAQRWLDLGFVRFQPSELMKFAVPLMVATFLHERRLPPRLFAIATSAAIIAVPTVLIAQQPDLGTALLVVSAGGFALYFAALRWRLILGAIALAGAAAPLLWHNMHDYQRRRVMTLLDPASDPTGAGYHIIQSKIAIGSGGWDGKGWLMGTQARLDFLPEANTDFIFAVFAEEFGLIGVLGLLTVYLLIIARGLYIATRAQDTFSRLVVGSLSLTFFIYLFVNIGMVIGLLPVVGVPLPLVSYGGTSMVSLLASFGLIMSIHTHRKLLSS
- the mltB gene encoding lytic murein transglycosylase B, whose amino-acid sequence is MMRVTFTVLSLVLAPCVLADYSSHPKAAQLADELAATGEYTRAEVLDVLRKAQRNPKLIESERKAPERTRTWPEYRSIFMDGSRVANGVRFLRKHYPSLARASAEYGVPKHVIAAIIGVETLYGGYTGPHPVIDSLATQGFDHPTRTPFFFSELKEYFLLCREMGFDPLAQKGSYAGAMGLSQFMPSNYRRLGLDYDGDGRVNLWSPSDAIGSVANYLKNFRGTNTGWRAGEAVAFPVKISSPPEGVAVNQKTPTHTWAALSAHVEELPVTLEATQAVGLLALQTGAEPEYWLALPNFYSILSYNPRTYYAMAVFQVSQAIAAADLAD